Sequence from the Pecten maximus chromosome 8, xPecMax1.1, whole genome shotgun sequence genome:
AATAAGCTTAAATCGCACATTAAAACTCCGATGACTCGAACTCCAATAGTTCCGAAGAATACGAAATATTCGGGTTTCGTTCGAGTGTTCCTAAATCGTAAGGTACTGATCAAATGTTAACAATAACATGATCTTAATGTTAACTTACGCTGCTGCCCTAGTACAATATACAGTGAAGCTGGATTTAAGATACAATAGTATGGaggaaaaaaaacatacaaacaatttgaaacaaaacataaagTGATCATTGCTGTACGATATCACAATAAGCACAATAATccacaaatattaaatattacgATAGACATGTAACCTTTGCTAATATAGCCATTACGTAAATTGATTTTACACTGATATGTGACTTTGATTTGACAGCTATTATTCGAGAGTTAGACATAAATCAATAATTGAAATTGACATTTAAAAACATACTTAAATCTAGGTAGGTAAAAAAGTCTGGTGTGACACATATCGACGAATAATACTTTAGTATtaatactataaatataaagaAAGAGAGATATATAATAGTTCTAGAAATGCAAAGTATTCGACAAAAAGGGATTGGAGTTATCCGAGTTGTATGCACAAAGAATATATAAGGACCGGTTCCGAACCAAACGAACAGTTAGGGTAAGGGATTTTGAAGAATTAGGGTCCGAGTAAGTGCGGTtttactgtatacctaactatTAATAAATGATAGAATAACAAGGATATCGCCATGTAAAATAATGTCgttattgtatgatatattttgcaGCAAAGCAACACAGATGAATactttttccaatgttgataaTGAGGCGTTATGTTCCTATGTGATGGCTGAATCAACAGGAAGACTAGAATTAAAGAAGTTGACTGCTGATGTTACAGCTTTTGGCTTTCCCTTGTGGTATGTTTTTACCCTTACGAAATTAGAATACTTAAATGTGTGTGTAATATAGCAATAGAGTGTACAGAGAATACTTGATATAGAAGAATATTTTCAACACAAATCGAGAGTAAGATACCAACGAAAAATAAGCAACATCAATCATCTTAAATTGTATCATTCAGTCAGccgtttcgtccttctaagatgGTAACGAACTATAGTGTTGATATGAGGaaaccaaacaatataaatgAATCAATACTTTTCGGTCTTTAATGAGAAATATTAGACAGAGGAAGATCGAACGTTTCtcataaactttatttcaataattaattACCGATACGTTGCTACTTTATACCAACAATATAAGACCATGTAGAAGATACGAAGAACACCCACGATGGATAACTAACTCttctttttattgtttaaatttagCTGCGGAGATATTGGTATGACTCCAAGCGGAACAAACCAAACTCTTTCCACAACGAATGTCACAAAGAGTTGTAAAGCCTATTGCTCTAAAACAGAAGCTCCAGAACTATATGAAAGTCTTGAAGAAGCCTGTGGAGAGCCAAGCAATCCGATCATCGACAAAAAGGACGGCCTTAAACAGTAGGACATTTCCTTACAAAGGACTAAAAGAATAATATTGCAAATTATCATGGTTCATGTACATGCagaaaaaatgcataatatgtattagatatataaatgtttcaaggagacttaacatgataaaatacaaaaagttatcaaaattGAAAAGATCCATATGTCATAGCCTGAGCACAAAACGATATTATCACgtagtaaaacaaataaaacagacaTCCAAACTTACATCCGTCTGTATCTATTCAAGGTTATATTCAAGTGGTGTACCTCTGGTTTATTCGGAAAACTTGGGTGGAAAAAGATATGGTGTCACCTAGCGGGCCATGTAGGTCactgggtactccggttttcttCCACAATAAGAACCCTTAAACGTTTCTATCCGGATCAACATTAGCCCTTGATAAAAGCTCGCAAATCGTATCAAAAGAATATATGACAATTTACACTACAACCGAGTGGAGAACATGTTGATTAAAATATCGGatatatctaaaaataaaataattaaaataaaattaaaataaaccaATATATTGTACTTCGTGAAAATACACTGTAAAATGTCGATTGctacaaggttatatatacatatatgtctaCTTATGTAATGTGTCATCACTGACATTGTATTGAATATATCTTTTGTCTTCAGTCTGGACGAGTTATTTGGGGACCTCATCGTGTTTCCGTCTGAAGAGTCCATCCAATCTGCCTGGTGTGGTAATGAATCCACACCGTGCCCCGACTGCAGTAATGGTGACGCCACCAGTATTTGTGCTGACAGGCTGGTATCAAGAGATATGCACATCTCCCTGACAAAGCTTGCTCTGTTAGTACAAGCGGAATGGCCACTACGTAAGTCATTCAGTTTGAGTATTTCAGATatcaatatctttttttttggtatattgatattgatatatatatatatatcgattcGCCATTGTTTGTAAGTAATTTAATATCATACCAATAGTTAGtacataataatttatatatataaagtcgTAATATACTAAAACTTCcaatttccattatgttttgtGTTTCTGTGAACAATTAGAACCTCAAAACAAATTTAACTTAAAGACAAATACATCAAAAAAGTATATACAGACGTGGACAAATTTGATTATGAGTAGATGGTTGATAATGAAAATTTGCATTGACCTTCTTCCGAATTTTGGCGGAAAGCAATATCCCATATAGTATCTGTTATTACCAGGAAAATTGATGGTAGACGAAGGATGGGACGAACCAACAGAACGATTTCCCGACAGGCAACATGGAAACACGTCGCTCTTCTACGAGGGTCGTGCAGCAACTATAGGCGTCACTCAAGAACTCGACTTAGCCAGATCCGTTGATGAAGATATTAACCGGAGATTATATCAGCTGGCAAAATGTGCAGGGTTACGCATGCGTGACGGCCAATCAGATGAGTTTCGGGAAGTATGTGTTGGAGAACAGACTGACCATTTTCGGCGTAAGAGATCGCTAAGGTCACGCAGATCGACAGGACTTAGTCTCGATTCAAACTGCAAAGAATCCATCTGGCCCTgcattgatttatttcaaagTATTTTGACAGGTACCTCTTTGTACATTATACATCCTAATCTTGTTTTTTAAGATATTGCATACCATGAAAATaggtattaatatatatttacaccatactattaaaaacacaacacaacaccCCCGCAAAAACCAGATAAATATTTTCTAACCTTTTTGTAAGGAACACAATATCTGTTTTGCCATTTGCCATTGCCACAAAAAATACGGCAACGTTGATAGAAAAACGCAACATTTGAAAAACTATTACTAACTTACAACGATGTGGTATGataatcaattttgagttaTTGACTTTCTTTGTAGCCATCAGTTTTGATCCATCTAAGGTGTCATCTCAACTAGGAGGTCTAGATTTATTCCAAGCCGGTGATAAAGAATATCCGTCGGGCAGAAGTGTAGTTGACGTTTGTGGTGATATAGACGAGACCTACTCCCGatataatatcaaacaaatgcAAAGGTGATATTTCCCTGGGGTGCCTTTGAATGACGTTATGCGTGTATCATTTTATACCAAACTTTTATCCTGTCCAACTATAGTTGTTCTGGTATTTGTTCACctataataatataacattttaaatatgataatgatCAGTTAGTCGGAGGATTGCTTTGAATCTGTTCACAATCATGTATTTAATAATACATCCCTCCGTTACAAACGCTGATGGTCATTAGGCTTAGAATGAAATTGTGTTCATTCAAAGTTCACAGAAAGTTGATTCCGAACCCGATCTAACACATTTCTTCGTAATCAACGATAAAGCATTCGTAAATGTGCCTTTTGTCTTACTTTATTGATTCATATTAAGGTAATTACTGTTTCTGTGTTTCATATGATTACAATTGTCGTCGTACCGTATTGGTTAgataatgataacattatatatatcatcagtgAAGTATGTCTGTTGTTCTTTACAGGCTACTCCAGTATCCATATAATGATATCGAGTTCCCTGCCGAAGGCTCCAGTGAACAAATGTGTGGGTCAGTAACCAGACGCTGTGTCCAAGATACCGCGTATAGCTTCTCCACTGATCCATTACGATGGCTAAGCAGTAGGATGATGATACCGAGACTTGCCTTAAGACTTTACACTTTCTTCCTTTACCTAACGGAAGCCAATATCATcggtaaatatatcattgttatatgtatggacatcacaaaaaaaaacaggaacGAAATACAGTAGTTGATGTTAGAGTTATACACCCATCAGGGATGCAATGaatatatttggaaataaattttttttaatttataattttatttaagtATTGAACTGTTTTCGTAtggtattaatgatatatcttAATGCTAGAGCTTTGCAAGGAatcaacgtaatgcgcaaatggcatattaaaaaacacacacacacacaaataatgTACACAAAATAATTCGTTGTTAAACTTAATcatcctggatattgtagttcctgTTTGTGTTGTATGAATACGCTGATACGTGTAGTGCGTCATTGATGgtatttaaacgtacatcaatgcaagagctctcaaacagactatatagtgacaatgccagacaaatgtagataaatatatataaaacacattatcTGTTGCAGATCCGTGCTGTGATTCATTCAAATATTGTAAAGGAGTCTGCATACATGAGGACATGGTGTGTGAAGGTAACTTTTCTACTAAAACTCTGTAGTACGAATACATCTGTAACCATTCATTCACACATATATCCTACAACGTAACATGCTAATTTACCTGACATTTATTATAGGTCATATCCCTTTGTTTAACGtttaatgttttatgaaatatctgCCATTACACCTTCCATGTTAAAGAAGAATCGAGCCAATATCGTGAAGCAAAtctaacattatgtattatataggtAGCACACGGAGAAAACGACAGACAAGTGGTAAGTATTACTGATTTATAACTTAGAACTAATGGTCGGATCTCTGTAACATACGACAGCCGACTGGTAAGTATGACTGATTTACTAAGAATGATGGTCAGAGTTCTTGTATGAAGATCTTTTATTCGGTTTTTTTCTAGACTCGTTCGAATTAACTCAGAttgttaaaagaaaaacattatATACCAAGAGAAATCTACAATTTTGGTTTTGAAGTGTGGTATtcctgatacatgtatatagcatatTATCTTTTAATTCTACAACAGAAATGCATACggatatctatatactgtacctatgAATTGTATTGTATGATTATGTGATCAAGGGAACGTTAAAAAAGACAATGTGTAATATATTAATCGCCAGAAAACATGGAACGAGGTACCAGGACAAAACGATCAACTTCAACATCAGACGAAATTCTGTCTAAATTCCAGAATAATGGGAGGTATGTAGCTCTCCATATCTGTCACTAACTTTACGGCTCGCGTTATTACACTTGTTACCATTCCTTATTAATCACGTGCTAGAACttgatattataatgtatctTGATATCCTTTTATATACTAAGAGTGTGAATCAACAACGACATTGTAATGAACATAAACTATACTGATGACATGGATGACTTTGTGACCTTCAGGGCTATACAGGTGGACCTCTCAGATATCAACGTTACGATGGAGTATGCCGCAAGTTTGGCTGTCCTGGCGGGATTCGATTTCGTTGCTATTCGCGAATCATGCTTGGACTTATTCGTCCGAAATCAGGCTGGAGTCAAGGCGAGCATTACACCCTTTCCTTTTGCGAATCTGATTGACGTTAACCATCCTACGAACAGTGGAGATGAATACGTTCTCACTGACGAAATACTTCCACTGTATGACGGATACAGGGCTGAACGGAAATTGTCAGACTGCTATAAAATATCTGACATTAGAAATCAAGGACATCACAACCGATATTTTAGGTTTGATACATTGCTGCTTGAGTGTCTAGAAGAAGCAAGCTATGAATATGGATCCTGTATTCCAGTAGTGAAAGGATCAGCCTACAGGACGAAATCTATCAACAATATTAACATAGAGGAGAGACATGCTGAAGAGCTAAATAACTTTATTCGCGGGAAGGCGGTAGAAATCATGCCTACCAACACCAAAACAGACGATCCTCTGTACGAACTAGGACTAACGGTTATAAGAACATGTACTGCCAACCTGCGGTTTAAACAGATCAAAATTGGCATAGGAAGTCACTCCGACCGCCTGTATTTGGACATCCGGGAAAGTGAAGGGCCGAGGGATCTCATGTCCCTGTGGGATGTTGACAATCCCCAGTTGTTCAACAAGATGAAACAGGTGCAAGACGACCTGTTTGCTGGTTAGTGTATTCTTACTATTTAGCTATTTATATCATAGTAAAGATGCATTGGttgaatatttgaaattaacatgCCACAATGAGGctattacaaatgtataaggAACGCCAGAATGACGTCTATCTCGAGAAGATAATGCCTTGTCAGATGGAACTATGTCTCAGGAAAGCAATGTCAAGCGGAAATATCGATAATGTAACTGTGATAATGTAACGTGAAATGTtgtgaaaatattaaatatcatttaatatcAGGTGGACCTCTGATCAGACCGACAAACGTTGAGCGAGCTTGTAAGAATCCACCACTAGGCcagtcactgtattatataagaCAACCAGCAAGGTAGGtatgataattgatatattactttctaaatgtTACCCGTACTAGCAGGAAGTACACACATTACTATATTGGTTATTGTGAACTTCACTTAATCCTGCCCAAACCTACACACACTATCATTTAGTCAGTTATTGTGAACGTCATATAATCTTACCCAAATAAACACACATTACTATATCGGTTACAGTGATAGTCACTTAAGCTTACCCAAATCTTGACTGTAGACTAATTTCTCTACACATATTACTATATTAAACAACAGCAAGATAGATGGAATCGATAAGTCTAAATTTTAACTTCGCTAAAATATACGAACAGGATAAAAATTTAGTAGAATGCTAGTTAAGTAATGGGTAGCATACTGTACAttttgtgtgatgataatgtaatatatgtttCTATTTCTAGCCTATTTAATGTATGCATATTCAAAAATCAAGACTTTTGTGAGGACACCGTGGAAGCAAGAGAGAAAGCAGTACAAGCGTTGCTAAAAAACCTCGTCAGTGTGGTTGGTTCTGGATATTTTTCAGAATCCGCTATAAGAGGACCGGCCGAACAATGCTTCGTCACTCATTGTGGAGGATGCCTAGGACGAGGTGAGGTTTTTGCCACAAACTACTCAACTATTCAAGCCGGAAGTTGCCTAGTGAACTATAGTACATATTGACCATACCGTGGCGTCACTCATTTATT
This genomic interval carries:
- the LOC117332341 gene encoding uncharacterized protein LOC117332341, coding for MAGVYVVCVIVVVITGLHGGFSHHFHHDTNFESDEGEHVYHLTSSGHTRNIINLDDHKTIKGTRCKETVLIVVTFDPETISTWSVGDVVLGNAVRECYKGRSGTNQLRHVLEMTMKRDDRVELSTEPLEFSKLFEAFEVNLHYLGPHTRVKRRTSGIPSAIIGAVNFNTNFSETVRFNPENSIFGIQKLSTQISPTVFNNDSLPPVTDDTVYRVACESCSGDISTSYRLQIKLVRTPEKKAELAVFVSEISGMVQDQLTLSVMSTRAVSSNHSANILNTGLFDLVSIPLAILPDLPPLNLTVRAQLKTSVDVFMVATGAMEAKINLNERGQFNVLHFLGSENNLGVNATFTDWKYTRRDTNSLETEETVNVTATVTNQLQFTPMMAWSEKDVFWSFDSPTTYSKATQMNTFSNVDNEALCSYVMAESTGRLELKKLTADVTAFGFPLCCGDIGMTPSGTNQTLSTTNVTKSCKAYCSKTEAPELYESLEEACGEPSNPIIDKKDGLKHLDELFGDLIVFPSEESIQSAWCGNESTPCPDCSNGDATSICADRLVSRDMHISLTKLALLVQAEWPLRKLMVDEGWDEPTERFPDRQHGNTSLFYEGRAATIGVTQELDLARSVDEDINRRLYQLAKCAGLRMRDGQSDEFREVCVGEQTDHFRRKRSLRSRRSTGLSLDSNCKESIWPCIDLFQSILTAISFDPSKVSSQLGGLDLFQAGDKEYPSGRSVVDVCGDIDETYSRYNIKQMQRLLQYPYNDIEFPAEGSSEQMCGSVTRRCVQDTAYSFSTDPLRWLSSRMMIPRLALRLYTFFLYLTEANIIDPCCDSFKYCKGVCIHEDMVCEGSTRRKRQTSENMERGTRTKRSTSTSDEILSKFQNNGRAIQVDLSDINVTMEYAASLAVLAGFDFVAIRESCLDLFVRNQAGVKASITPFPFANLIDVNHPTNSGDEYVLTDEILPLYDGYRAERKLSDCYKISDIRNQGHHNRYFRFDTLLLECLEEASYEYGSCIPVVKGSAYRTKSINNINIEERHAEELNNFIRGKAVEIMPTNTKTDDPLYELGLTVIRTCTANLRFKQIKIGIGSHSDRLYLDIRESEGPRDLMSLWDVDNPQLFNKMKQVQDDLFAGGPLIRPTNVERACKNPPLGQSLYYIRQPASLFNVCIFKNQDFCEDTVEAREKAVQALLKNLVSVVGSGYFSESAIRGPAEQCFVTHCGGCLGRGNIWTEKTKSCMSFIKTFLSALSRPFGGSLHDNAAFFNMDSRASTVRTVACGVGNLCLPDVQFYSILLTTLEGIYQPNSDNDVEEALYGPSDNPLPVLDLLEQEMAMSASGVVKIYLESKDDLNALYPIIKILMTYNRNVNEVEFHLTTGISHTWVISSLKNKIQRWSTSVCPSRSRIAVAPYKLIDIPEQRRKRSVGETPKIFRSNLRDAELAWLMRN